DNA from Candidatus Saccharimonadales bacterium:
AAAGCGACAAAGAACTGCCTGTTCAGTTCGACTTAAGCCAAAAATGCAAGCCAGGCGAGCGTGTTTACATTTTTGATGGCAAAGTTAAAACAATCATTACAGCCGTAAACCCATCCCGCGTAACTGTAAAAGTCGAAAATGACGGAATTTTAATGCAGCGCAAGGGCATTAACTTGCCAGACACCGATTTTGGTGGTGATGTTATTACCGAAAAAGACATGCGCGATATTGATTATGGTGCCGACAAAGATATCGACTATGTGGCAATGAGCTTTGTGCAGACGGCAGAAGACGTCTTGAAACTTAAGAGCTTGCTCGCTGAGCGTGGTTCTCGCGCTAAAGTTGTTTCTAAAGTCGAGACTCAAGCGGCAATCCGCGAAGAAAACCTAGAAGCTATTGTTATGGCTAGCGACGCAGTCATGGTCGCGCGTGGTGACTTGGCGGTAGAAACCAGCCCAGAGATCGTGCCAATTGTACAGCGCCAAATTTTGCAACTAGCGCAAAAACACGGCAAAATCAGCATTGTTGCCACACAAATGATGGCCAGCATGCAAAATAACCCAGAACCAACCCGCGCCGAAGTTAGTGACGTTGCCAACGCGGTTATTACTGGCGCTGATTGCGTAATGCTTAGCGACGAAACCGCAAATGGAAAATACCCAGTAGAAACCGTGGCCACAATGAAGCGCGTGATTATGTACACCCAAGACCACGCCCCAGTACGACCATTGTTTTACAGTGAAGACAATCACAACACTCAAGATGCGATCAGCTCCGCTGCGATCACATTGGCTCACCAAATTGGTGCAACTGCGATAGTTTGCGAAACAAAATCTGGTGCAACTGCACTCAGTATTGCTGCTCATCGCCCAAGTATGCCAATTATTTCGGTCACCTCTGACGCTCGCGTAGCTCAGCAGCTTTGCCTGATGTATGCAAACAAGAGCTTCTTGCGACCAGATGGCGAAACTGCCGGATTAACCCAAGCTCAAGACTTGGTTAAAAAAGGTACTTTACACAAAGGCGATAAAGTTGTTCTAGTTAGCGGTCGCCAACCAGGTTTAATTGGTGGAACCGACACGATAAAAGTTAGAGTTTTAGAGTAGCTTTATTACTAATAAGTTCTGAAACGAGGGAGCTGTGGCGCGAGGCCATGCTCCCCCAGTTTCGTTCGTTCAGCAACCGCCGACTGTGTTGAGTGGGACGCGGAGCTGATCGGCGTACCACCGTCGAGTGTGTGGCCGAGTGTATGGCACGGTCGGAGTCTGAAGTTCCTGACGCTGCGACTGCGTGAGTGTGGTCAGGTAGTTCATCAGAATCCGATTGGAGTGCGAGTTGTTGGGCAGCCGGCGGGCGAACAACTGTTCGCACCAGGCATCCCACATCACTCGGTTGATCAGGTACACGTTCTTGTGCGAGCCGTTGATGACCCCGTTGGTCAGTTCGCGAACAGTTCCGCGAGCGATGATGACGCCGAGCACCAGCGCGATGACTGACGTGATCGCCCAGAACGCAGTGCGCCCGTTACCGGTGATCTCGAACAGCTTCACGATACAGAAGATGATGATCTGAAAGATCAGCATCGAGAGGCCCGGCACCCAGCCGTGGTTGTTGTAAGCCCAGGCCTTGAGCGAGCGGGGCTTGCGGCTGATAGCCACATACGTGTTCATGTGCTTCCGATCTGCTCGTAGACGAACAAAACTTGCCATACTATATCATAATTTTATTAAAATGTACATAAGTTCAGACTTCCAACTGCCAGCACGGGGCGGCAGTTGGGTAGTCCTCGTTCTGGTCAGACGTTCTTGGCTGGGAAGGCGTAGCTGAGTAGGTTCTGCAGGGCGTTGTTCCGGTCTTCGCTGGTGCTTTCGGCCGTGTTGACCGACCACCAGAAGCCGGCATTCTGCGCCAGAATGCGCTCTGCCGTGAGCACATCGATCGGACCGACCTCGGTGGCCCGAGCCCGCATCATTTGGAGCCACAGCTTGTGTAGATCCCGGCGGATGATCGTGATGCCTGCGACCCGGTTACGGCTGATGACGTCTTCTGCGACGACCGTCATCCCGAAGCCCATGAACATCACGGTGAAGATCGCGACGACCAAGACGGCCAAGTACTCAAGGAGCGAGTACGCGTCTCCCGCGTTTGCGCGCTTGATCAGCCCATTCGTGATCAGGCCGAACACAAGAACGCCCCATGTCATCAGATGCGCGAAGCGGTGGTTGAACACCCACTTCATCACGCTGAGGCGGTCGCCGATTGCGATACGATCGCCCTCTCGCCAAAAGACATTTTTCACTTGCCCTCCTCCAATTCTCGGAGTTGACTCTTGTGGAACGAGTCTACGGCCAGTAATTATACAACTTAATTAAAACTTGTCAAAATGAATTAACCGCCTGCTTATGCTTAAATACAAGTATGACTTTTGATAAAAAAACCATAAAAGACGTGCCGCTGCACGGAAAGACTATTCTAGTTCGCGCCGACTACAATGTGCCGCTGACTAAAAATGGCGAAATTAGTGACGATTACAGATTACGTGAATCGCTCCCAACCCTAAAATACCTGATTAAAGCTGGCTGCAAAATAATTATTTGCTCGCATTTAGGACGACCCGAAGGCAAAGTCGACCCAAAATTCAGCCTAGAGCCTGTAGCTGAGCGGCTTAGTGAACTTCTAAAAGAACCTGTTGGTTTTGTGCCCGAATGCGTGGGCGACAAGGTCAAAGTTGCGGTTAAGCACTTAAGGACTGGCGGGG
Protein-coding regions in this window:
- the pyk gene encoding pyruvate kinase produces the protein MNKIKSFKRAKILATVGPASDSYETILDMIKAGVNGFRLNFSHGTHEERDIQIPLIRKASREVGKPVAILQDLQGPKIRLGDFEGEIAVKNGEIWTLVYKQDLKSDKELPVQFDLSQKCKPGERVYIFDGKVKTIITAVNPSRVTVKVENDGILMQRKGINLPDTDFGGDVITEKDMRDIDYGADKDIDYVAMSFVQTAEDVLKLKSLLAERGSRAKVVSKVETQAAIREENLEAIVMASDAVMVARGDLAVETSPEIVPIVQRQILQLAQKHGKISIVATQMMASMQNNPEPTRAEVSDVANAVITGADCVMLSDETANGKYPVETVATMKRVIMYTQDHAPVRPLFYSEDNHNTQDAISSAAITLAHQIGATAIVCETKSGATALSIAAHRPSMPIISVTSDARVAQQLCLMYANKSFLRPDGETAGLTQAQDLVKKGTLHKGDKVVLVSGRQPGLIGGTDTIKVRVLE